A segment of the Myxococcales bacterium genome:
CAGCTCGAGGTCGGCACGCGCATCCTCAACTGGCAAATGGCCGGACTCCTCTTGGGCGGCATCCTGTGGGGCGTCCTCGGTGACAAGAGGGGCCGCCTCAGCGTGCTCTTCGGCTCCATCCTGACCTACTCGCTCGCCAACATCGCCAACGCCTACGTCCAGTCCGTCGACGCTTACGCGTGGCTCCGATTCGTCGCAGGCCTCGGACTCGCCGGCGAGCTCGGCGCCGCCATCACCCTCGTCAGCGAAGTCCTACCGAAGGAGCGGCGCGGCTACGGCACTGCGATCGTCGCGGGGGTGGGCGTCGCCGGCGCCGTGGTGGCGGGGCTCGTTGGCGACAAGATGCACTGGCGCACGGCCTACCTCGTGGGTGGCGGGCTGGGCCTTCTGCTCTTGGTGCTGCGCATCCGCGTATCCGAGTCCACGATGTTCGCCGCCACGCGCGACGGGGCGACGCGCCGCGGCGACCTCCTCTTGCTCTTTTCGTCGTGGCAGCGCGCTTGGCGATACCTCCGCTGCATTCTTGTCGGCATCCCCCTGTGGTTCCTCGTGGGCATCCTCGTGACCTTCTCGCCGGAGTTTGCGAAGACGCTCGGCGTCACGGGCCCCGTGACCGCCGGCAAGGCCGTCGCGGCGGCTTACGCGGGCCTCGTCGTGGGCGACCTCGCGAGCGGCGTCGTGAGCCAGTGGTTGCGAAGCCGTCGCCGCGCCCTCTTTGGCTTCTCTGGCATGAGCTTCGTCTTCGCGGTCGTGTTCCTTCACGCGCGCGGGGTGTCGCCGCGCACGCTCTACGTCATCGTCGCGTTGCTCGGCGTCTTCGCTGGCTATTGGGCGGTCTTCGTCACCGCCGCCGCGGAGCAGTTCGGGACCAACTTGAGGGCCACGGTCACGACCACCGTTCCGAACTTCGTGCGCGGCATGGTGATCCCCATCACGATCGCGTTCCGCGCGATGGCCGGGCCCGCCGACGCGCCGCGTTTGGGCATCGTGAACTCGGCCTTGGTCATTGCCGTCGTGCTCTTCGTCATCGGCTTTTGGGGCATCGCCGTGAGCGAAGAGACCTTCGGTCGGGACCTCGACTTCAACGAAGAGTGACACGCGGGCACCCTTGGGGGCACGGGCCCGGATCGCTTGTGTGATGGCAGCGGGCATCGCTCGAGCCGCGTCTCTCTGCTGCGTGCGGAAAGTTGCGTTCGAACGTGGCCCCCGCGTTCCTCGAAGGCAAACGTGCAGCGTGAGCGTTCGGCGCGCGGCGTGCTTCGTCGACATCGTGCCCCTTCGCACTCGTCGAACCCGTCCTACAGCCCTCGCGTTTTGCGCGACCACGCTGGCGTTCGCCGTCGGCGTCGCGTGCCAGCTCCCAGCCGGCGAGCCCATGCGGAGTCCGGCCCCCGAGCCCAGCACCAGCGCCGTCGCGTCGCCCGTCGACGCGGGCGTTCGCGAGGCCGCAGCGCCGAGCGGCGGTCGCGAGAGTGGCCTTTGCAGCCTGACCGACGAGGGCGTGACGTTCACGCCCGCAAGCTGCCAAACGTGCATGCAGTCGAGCTGTTGCGACGAGACGCTGGCCTGCTTTGTCGGCAACGCCGCGTGTGCCACTCTCTACAGTTGCATCAACGCCTGCCCAAGCCGCGGCCTCGGTCCCGGTTCGGGCACCGGCGGTGGTGCTGGTGACGGCGGCGGTGGCGGTGGCGGTGGCGGCGGGGATGCAGCCGTTGGCGACGCTGGCGATGGCGGCGCCTCGGACGGTGGCGGCGACCCATGCGTGAGTCAGTGCGAGGCCGCCGCGCTCGCCGAGGTCGCGTCGGCGCGGGCGTACATCAAGTGTTACGCGAGCCGTTGCGCTGCACAGTGCAAGTAATCCAGCATCAAGTCAGCGTTGCGACGGCACGCCGCTGAGCAAGGTCTCGTGCGTCGTCGTGCCGGCGACGCGCTGCACCTGCGACGACGGAGCGTCGCGGCCGGCGCGCATGCGCGCCAAGAGGTCGCCTTGCGCGTCGACGAGCCAATCGTGAAGCCGCGCGTGGCCTTCGCGGGAGAGCCCGCGCCCGCACCGCTCGGGGGTCGTGCCGCTCGCGACGGTCGCTTCGAGGTCTTGCGCGGCGCGGTCCATGCTTCGGTGCATGCACCGCGTGTGCCAGCGCGCAGGGCGTGTCGTTTTCGGGCTCGGAGGGGGAGGCACCCCATGGAAGTCGGGACGAACTGTACGAGACCGGCCCTCACGCCCCGCCCGTCCCGTCCGTTCTGCACGAACTGAGCAGCGCGCCGCTCGCGCTCGTAGAGATCGGCGCGCGGGCAACAGCGGCGCGGACGTGCCGCCTTCAGAGTCTCGGCCCCGCGCCGTTCCTTGGGTCGATGGTCAGGCTTCCATGTGTCGCCATGCTCGCGTTGGCGGTCCCGGCATGCTCCCGTGCCCACGCCGATGACGTTCACGGCGGCCACGCAGCGAGCGACGCGGCCCACGGCGCGGCCCACGAGCCGGCGTCGGCGCCGGGCGCGAAAGGCTCGGCCCATGGCCATGCCCCGGCCGCCGCGCACGCCGCGCCTCACGCAGCGAACGCCGCGGACCACGGCGGAGGTCACGGCGGGAGCGGACACGGTGGCTCGCACGGCGGCAGCGCGCACGGCGAGGGCAAGCGAGGCGGCTATGTGGTGCCCTTCACGTGGGACACCTCCGAGGACGAGCCGCTGGCGCGTATGCGCGGCTTCATGCGCGGCGTGGTAGCCGACAACGCTCGCTACGTCGCGGACAAGAAGCCCGACTTCTTTAAGGCCGTCGCCAACGGCCAGAAGCCGCGTGCCACCGTAGTCGCGTGCTCCGACTCGCGGGTCCAGTCGACGGCCTTCGACGCGACGCCGGAGAACGACGTCTTCACGATCCGAAACATCGGCAACCAAATCCTCACCTCGGAGGGCTCGGTCGAATACGGCGTTCACCACCTGAAGACGTCCGTGCTGATGGTGCTCGGTCACGCGGGTTGCGGCGCCGTGAAAGCGTCGCTCGGTGACTTCAGCAAGGAATCGGGCCCCATCTCCCGCGAATTGGCTTCGCTGCAGTTTCCAAAGCCGGCCGCCGGCACGGCGCCGGATGTGGCGCTGACACAGGGCGTCGTCGCCAACGTGCACGCGCAGGTGAGCCTGGCGCTCCTGAAGTTCGGCGAAGAGGTCGAACACGGCGACCTCACGGTGGTCGGCGCCGTCTACGACTTTCGCAACGACCTGGGCCACGGCTTCGGGCGAGTGTCCGTCGTCAACGTGAACGGACAGTCCGACAAGGAGCGCATCGACGCCTTCGTTAGGGCTATGTCCGGCGGCGCCGAGGTCAAGGCGAAGCGAGGCCCGTAGCGCGAGACTCGCTGCCCTAAGGGAGCGCGGGCGTCGCGGCCGCGCTGAAGGTGAACTCCTCCCCGACGAAGTCCACCTTCACGGTGCTCTTCGCTGCGTAGCCCTTCTGCAAGATCGTCTCCGCCAGCGGGTCTTGAATGCAGCGCACGATGGCGCGCCGGAGCGGCCGCGCGCCGAAGACCGGCTCGTAGCCGAGCTCGACGAGTTGAAGCTTGGCCTTCTCCGTCAGATCGAGCGACAGCTCGCGGTCGGCCAAGAGCCGCACGAGCTTCTTCAGCTGAATGTCGACGATGCCTCGAAGGTCGGTCTTCGACAGCGGCCGGAACACGACGACGTCGTCGATGCGGTTCAAGAACTCCGGGCGCAGGAACTTCTTCAGCTCCTCGCGCAGCACGTCGCGCAGCGCGTCGCGACCTTCCTCCGACTCGAACATCTTGGGATCGGTCTCCAAGATGCGCTGCGAGCCGATGTTGCTGGTCATGATGACGACGGTGTTCGAAAAGTCTGCCGTGCGGCCTCGGCCGTCGGTGAGACGTCCGTCGTCAAGGACCTGCAAGAGGAGGTTGAAGACGTCTGTGTGGGCCTTCTCGACCTCGTCAAAGAGGAGGACGCTGTAGGGCCTTCGTCGTACCGCCTCCGTCAAGAAGCCGCCCTGCTCGCTGTCGGCGTAGCCGGGCGGCGAGCCGACGAGGCGCTGCGCCATGTGCTTCTCCATGAACTCGCTCATGTCGAGGCGCGTCATGGCTTGCTCGTCGTCGAACAAGAACTCGGCGAGCGTCTTGGCGAGCTCGGTCTTGCCTACGCCGCTCGGTCCGAGGAACAAGAACGAGCCGATGGGCTTGCCGGGATCGCGAAGGCCGACGCGGCCGCGCCTTACGGCGCGCGAAACGGCCCGCACCGCTTCCGCCTGACCGACGATGCGATGGCTGAGCCGCTCCTCCATCTTGAGCAGCTTGTCGGCCTCGCTCTCGAGCATCTTCGCGACGGGAATGCCGGTCCACTCGCCGAGCACGACGGCCACGTCCTCGGCACCGACGACGTTGTTGCCGAGCGGTGAGCCTTCCTTGTGAACCGCCGCGTCGGCCACGTCGAGGCGCCGCTTCAGGTCCGGCAGGACGACGTGCTCGAGCTCGCCGAGGCGGGCGAACTCCTGCTTTTGCCGGGCCTCTTCGATCTGCGTTTTGACCTTCTCGAACTCGGTGCGAAGCGCAGCCTCGGCGGCAAGGGCTCCGCGTCGCGAGTCGAGCTTTGCGCGCATTTCGATGACCAGCGGCTCGAGCGTCGCCATCTCCTTGTCCATGCGTTCGCGGGACGCGACGCTCATGTCGTCGGTGTCGTCGGCGAGGGCCTGCCGCTGGGCCTTGAGCGAGGCAAGCCGGCGAATCGATTCGTCGATGGCAGCGGGGATCCCTTCGAGCTCGACGCGCTTCCGGCCCGCCGCTTCGTCGAGCAGGTCGAGCGCGCTGTCGGGGAGCGCGCGATCTTGCACGTAGCGCTTGGCGAGGCGAACGGCCGACACGATGGCTGGATCGCCGATTTTCACCCGGTGGTAGGACTCGTAGCGCGGCGTCACGCCGCGGAGCATCTCGATGGCCTGCTCGGGCGACGGCGCTTGCACGGTCATGACCGTGAAGCTGCGAATGAAGCCCCCGTCGCGCTCGGTCATCTTTCGCAATCCGTCAGGCGTTGTCGT
Coding sequences within it:
- a CDS encoding MFS transporter — encoded protein: MNASKPASRGAQAFTVLVAALGYFVDIFDLLVFSVVRKPSLIDLGVPDAAQLEVGTRILNWQMAGLLLGGILWGVLGDKRGRLSVLFGSILTYSLANIANAYVQSVDAYAWLRFVAGLGLAGELGAAITLVSEVLPKERRGYGTAIVAGVGVAGAVVAGLVGDKMHWRTAYLVGGGLGLLLLVLRIRVSESTMFAATRDGATRRGDLLLLFSSWQRAWRYLRCILVGIPLWFLVGILVTFSPEFAKTLGVTGPVTAGKAVAAAYAGLVVGDLASGVVSQWLRSRRRALFGFSGMSFVFAVVFLHARGVSPRTLYVIVALLGVFAGYWAVFVTAAAEQFGTNLRATVTTTVPNFVRGMVIPITIAFRAMAGPADAPRLGIVNSALVIAVVLFVIGFWGIAVSEETFGRDLDFNEE
- a CDS encoding carbonic anhydrase, with amino-acid sequence MLALAVPACSRAHADDVHGGHAASDAAHGAAHEPASAPGAKGSAHGHAPAAAHAAPHAANAADHGGGHGGSGHGGSHGGSAHGEGKRGGYVVPFTWDTSEDEPLARMRGFMRGVVADNARYVADKKPDFFKAVANGQKPRATVVACSDSRVQSTAFDATPENDVFTIRNIGNQILTSEGSVEYGVHHLKTSVLMVLGHAGCGAVKASLGDFSKESGPISRELASLQFPKPAAGTAPDVALTQGVVANVHAQVSLALLKFGEEVEHGDLTVVGAVYDFRNDLGHGFGRVSVVNVNGQSDKERIDAFVRAMSGGAEVKAKRGP
- a CDS encoding AAA family ATPase, with amino-acid sequence MTTLHLERFAPDARALVVAAQDSADERKHALVEPIHLLSRAIDRDRGVAEVFRKAGANPTDVAAEAETTLSRLQKTQSGKAYLSEAMQSLLARAEKEASGGTVQVDHLLNALSQEIRGNAAIVLQAFGLGPGSLRPHMAALRSVPRDAPPAGGGAGSAESGLEDLVERARKDGFDPVIGRDVELRRLMQVLERRQKNHPLLVGDPGVGKSAIVGALAMRIAAADVATSLAKIAILRLEVGALLAGAKLRGEVEERIKRVLADVKRRDAVLYVPGMEALLGQGPVGSGVGELLKPALERGEVRLLATTTPDGLRKMTERDGGFIRSFTVMTVQAPSPEQAIEMLRGVTPRYESYHRVKIGDPAIVSAVRLAKRYVQDRALPDSALDLLDEAAGRKRVELEGIPAAIDESIRRLASLKAQRQALADDTDDMSVASRERMDKEMATLEPLVIEMRAKLDSRRGALAAEAALRTEFEKVKTQIEEARQKQEFARLGELEHVVLPDLKRRLDVADAAVHKEGSPLGNNVVGAEDVAVVLGEWTGIPVAKMLESEADKLLKMEERLSHRIVGQAEAVRAVSRAVRRGRVGLRDPGKPIGSFLFLGPSGVGKTELAKTLAEFLFDDEQAMTRLDMSEFMEKHMAQRLVGSPPGYADSEQGGFLTEAVRRRPYSVLLFDEVEKAHTDVFNLLLQVLDDGRLTDGRGRTADFSNTVVIMTSNIGSQRILETDPKMFESEEGRDALRDVLREELKKFLRPEFLNRIDDVVVFRPLSKTDLRGIVDIQLKKLVRLLADRELSLDLTEKAKLQLVELGYEPVFGARPLRRAIVRCIQDPLAETILQKGYAAKSTVKVDFVGEEFTFSAAATPALP